From a region of the Gemmatimonadota bacterium genome:
- a CDS encoding thioredoxin family protein, protein MEKSGNAIVFFHSAICPRCRISGLALRKVLRRHPDIEVTKVEFLTHRDRAREAGIRSIPALVANGRTLTGIVLTPAMIERFLASLDGSAD, encoded by the coding sequence ATGGAGAAGAGCGGGAACGCGATCGTCTTCTTCCATTCCGCGATCTGTCCGCGCTGTCGGATCTCGGGGCTCGCCCTCCGGAAGGTCCTCCGTCGGCACCCGGACATCGAGGTGACCAAGGTCGAGTTCCTCACCCATCGGGATCGGGCACGCGAAGCGGGCATCCGATCGATCCCCGCCCTGGTCGCGAACGGACGCACCCTGACGGGCATCGTCCTGACGCCGGCCATGATCGAGCGCTTCCTCGCCTCGCTCGACGGCTCGGCGGACTGA
- a CDS encoding metalloregulator ArsR/SmtB family transcription factor — MPTTTPSAEALLLRFQAVAEETRFQIVQLLSDGERCVCELQDALDAGQSRLSFHLKKLKEAGVVSDRKEGRWVYYALEPGALEEMRAFLGEVKPDQTWRAPSRSGGSCCS, encoded by the coding sequence ATGCCCACCACCACCCCATCCGCCGAAGCCCTGCTCCTGCGCTTCCAGGCCGTGGCCGAGGAGACGCGCTTCCAGATCGTGCAGCTCCTCTCCGACGGGGAGCGCTGCGTCTGTGAGCTGCAGGACGCGCTGGACGCGGGCCAATCGCGGCTGTCCTTCCACCTCAAGAAGCTCAAGGAGGCCGGTGTGGTCTCCGACCGGAAGGAAGGGCGGTGGGTCTACTACGCCCTGGAGCCCGGTGCGCTGGAAGAGATGCGGGCCTTCCTGGGTGAGGTGAAGCCGGACCAGACGTGGCGGGCGCCCAGCCGTTCGGGCGGGTCCTGCTGCAGTTAA
- a CDS encoding cbb3-type cytochrome c oxidase subunit II — translation MTRTWLLVLGALATVAFAALVLVGLPRVVLTDVPVPRQLLPAPGPQGEARARSIARGREVYIENGCVYCHSQQVRDPSFTSDLQRGWGNRATVPADYVLDSPHLLGTMRTGPDLINVGQRLPDPEWHLIHLYDPRALVEWSIMPAFPYLFEERSADDVGQQERVVPVTGPRAPAGRVVVARPDALALVDYLLSLQRTYPLPDAEAPEAAGRDPETMP, via the coding sequence GTGACCCGCACCTGGCTGCTCGTGCTCGGCGCCCTGGCCACCGTGGCGTTCGCTGCCCTGGTGCTGGTCGGGCTCCCGAGGGTCGTGCTCACGGACGTCCCGGTGCCACGCCAGCTGCTCCCCGCGCCGGGGCCCCAGGGGGAGGCTCGGGCGCGGAGCATCGCGCGAGGCCGTGAGGTCTACATCGAGAACGGCTGCGTCTACTGCCACAGCCAGCAGGTGCGCGATCCCTCGTTCACGAGCGACCTGCAGCGCGGGTGGGGAAATCGCGCGACCGTGCCTGCGGATTACGTGCTGGACAGCCCGCACCTCCTCGGCACCATGCGCACCGGGCCCGACCTCATCAACGTCGGGCAGCGGCTCCCCGATCCCGAGTGGCATCTCATCCACCTGTACGATCCGCGTGCGCTGGTCGAGTGGTCCATCATGCCGGCCTTCCCGTACCTCTTCGAGGAACGGTCCGCCGACGACGTGGGGCAGCAGGAGCGGGTGGTCCCGGTGACGGGTCCGCGCGCGCCGGCGGGTCGCGTGGTGGTGGCGCGACCGGACGCGCTGGCGCTCGTGGACTACCTGCTGTCCCTGCAGCGCACGTATCCGCTCCCGGACGCGGAGGCGCCGGAGGCGGCGGGCCGTGACCCGGAGACGATGCCGTGA
- a CDS encoding tripartite tricarboxylate transporter TctB family protein — protein MTASTRADRVTGLVLILLGLAVGAQAMTFDVLFLTDPVGPKALPLLSAAVFVLSGVLLLLRPGSAGRWPERPVLLRMAGAVLAFLVYAALLAPLGFVVATTITVTALSLLFDGPWLKSLGAATALSAVLWYLFVWALDLQLPLGRVWEALWMG, from the coding sequence GTGACCGCTTCCACCCGCGCGGACCGGGTCACGGGTCTCGTCCTGATTCTGTTGGGGCTGGCCGTCGGTGCGCAGGCCATGACCTTCGACGTCCTGTTCCTCACCGACCCCGTCGGTCCCAAGGCGCTTCCGCTGCTGTCGGCCGCGGTCTTCGTGCTGTCGGGCGTCCTTCTCCTGCTCCGACCCGGCTCGGCCGGACGGTGGCCGGAACGACCCGTGCTGCTGCGCATGGCGGGGGCGGTCCTCGCGTTCCTCGTCTATGCTGCGCTCCTGGCGCCGCTGGGCTTCGTCGTCGCCACCACGATCACCGTCACGGCGCTGTCCCTGCTCTTCGACGGGCCCTGGCTCAAGAGCCTCGGCGCCGCTACCGCGCTGTCGGCCGTGCTCTGGTACCTCTTCGTCTGGGCGCTGGACCTGCAGCTCCCGCTCGGCCGCGTCTGGGAGGCCCTGTGGATGGGCTGA
- a CDS encoding tripartite tricarboxylate transporter permease: protein MDGLSHLVGGFGVALQPVNLLLAFVGVFVGTFVGMLPGIGPINAIAILIPLTFATGMSPESALILMAGIYYGSQYGNSISTILLNVPGTASAVVTALDGNAMTRQGRGGPALAMAAIASFFGGTVSIFFLVLFAPLLAEWAIRFGPAEYFALMIFAFAALSSLSSGTLIKGLAATAFGLLLATVGLDPNSSVPRFTFGQIKLLDGMDFVVVTIGLFAVSEVLQLLEDTDRGQAVTRSFGRVMISAKEFVTSLGSMLRGSVLGFLVGVLPGAGGTIASFLAYSTEQRVSDREGTFGKGDIRGVAAPESANNAAANGAMIPLLTLGVPGSGTTAVLLGALMGLGVTPGPLLITEEPDLFWGLAASMYVGNVFLLLLNLPLVGVFVRALTVPRWFLLPAVAALSFVAVYAVNQSAFDLVLMTGFGVVGYAMRKAGMPLAPVILGLVLGPLMEKSLRRAMFLSGGEWGILFSSPIAVTLWVLAVVSLVAPMFLARRARLRQAMATGEND, encoded by the coding sequence GTGGATGGGCTGAGCCACCTCGTCGGCGGCTTCGGCGTCGCGCTGCAGCCGGTCAATCTGCTGCTGGCGTTCGTCGGCGTCTTCGTGGGCACGTTCGTGGGCATGCTCCCGGGCATCGGTCCCATCAATGCCATCGCGATCCTCATCCCCCTGACCTTCGCCACGGGGATGAGCCCCGAGTCCGCGTTGATCCTCATGGCGGGGATCTACTACGGCTCCCAGTACGGCAACTCCATCAGCACCATCCTGCTGAACGTGCCGGGCACCGCGTCGGCGGTGGTGACCGCGCTGGACGGCAACGCCATGACCCGACAGGGGCGGGGCGGCCCGGCGCTGGCGATGGCGGCCATCGCGTCGTTCTTCGGCGGCACCGTGTCCATCTTCTTCCTCGTGCTGTTCGCTCCGCTGCTGGCCGAGTGGGCCATCCGCTTCGGGCCGGCCGAATACTTCGCCCTGATGATCTTCGCGTTCGCGGCTCTCTCCAGCCTGTCGAGCGGGACGCTCATCAAGGGGCTGGCGGCCACGGCGTTCGGTCTGCTGCTCGCCACGGTGGGACTCGATCCCAACAGCTCGGTCCCCCGCTTCACGTTCGGGCAGATCAAGCTGCTGGACGGGATGGACTTCGTCGTCGTGACCATCGGGCTGTTCGCCGTGAGCGAGGTCCTGCAGCTCCTCGAGGACACGGACCGGGGTCAGGCCGTCACCCGCTCCTTCGGCCGCGTGATGATCAGCGCCAAGGAGTTCGTCACCTCGCTGGGCAGCATGCTCCGCGGCAGCGTGCTCGGCTTCCTGGTCGGGGTGCTGCCCGGCGCGGGCGGCACCATCGCCTCCTTCCTCGCCTACTCCACCGAACAACGTGTGTCCGACCGGGAGGGCACGTTCGGGAAGGGCGACATCCGCGGCGTGGCCGCGCCCGAGTCCGCCAACAACGCGGCCGCGAACGGCGCCATGATCCCGCTGCTCACGCTGGGCGTGCCGGGCAGCGGCACCACCGCGGTGCTCCTGGGTGCCCTGATGGGCCTGGGCGTCACGCCCGGTCCGCTCCTCATCACGGAGGAGCCGGACCTGTTCTGGGGCCTGGCCGCGTCCATGTACGTCGGCAACGTGTTCCTGCTGCTGCTCAACCTGCCGCTGGTGGGGGTCTTCGTCCGGGCGCTCACGGTGCCGCGCTGGTTCCTGCTGCCCGCGGTGGCCGCGCTTTCCTTCGTGGCGGTCTATGCGGTGAATCAGAGCGCCTTCGACCTGGTGCTCATGACCGGGTTCGGCGTGGTCGGGTACGCCATGCGCAAGGCGGGTATGCCGCTGGCGCCGGTGATCCTGGGCCTGGTGCTGGGTCCGCTGATGGAGAAGAGCCTGCGCCGGGCCATGTTCCTGTCCGGAGGCGAGTGGGGCATCCTGTTCAGCTCCCCGATCGCGGTGACCCTGTGGGTGCTGGCCGTGGTGAGCCTGGTGGCGCCGATGTTCCTGGCGCGGCGGGCCAGACTCCGGCAGGCGATGGCCACCGGCGAGAACGACTAG
- a CDS encoding arsenite methyltransferase codes for MSQPTTTGQEVREIVREKYGEAAKRAASGQKGSCCGTSSCCGPDATDPITRDLYDSVTASSLPEAAVLASLGCGNPTALAELSPGEVVLDLGSGGGIDVLLSAKRVGPSGKAYGLDMTDEMLALARRNAAEAGAENVEFLKGEIEHIPLPDNSVDVIISNCVINLSADKRQVFQEAFRVLKPGGRFAVSDVVVRGEVPDDMRRSMELWVGCIAGALEESEFETLLKEAGFEDPSLEPTRIYEVEDARAFLEESGLDVDAFAAAVEGRFMSAFVRAWKPLAEAAEPCCGPGCCD; via the coding sequence ATGAGCCAGCCGACCACCACGGGCCAGGAGGTCCGGGAGATCGTTCGCGAGAAGTACGGGGAGGCCGCCAAGCGGGCGGCCAGTGGCCAGAAGGGGAGCTGCTGCGGGACATCGTCCTGCTGCGGACCGGACGCCACCGACCCGATCACGCGGGACCTGTACGACTCGGTGACCGCCTCGTCGCTGCCGGAGGCGGCGGTGCTGGCCTCGCTGGGGTGCGGCAACCCGACGGCGCTGGCCGAGCTCTCCCCGGGGGAGGTGGTGCTGGACCTGGGCAGCGGAGGCGGCATCGACGTGCTGCTCTCGGCCAAGCGGGTGGGCCCCAGCGGCAAGGCCTACGGTCTGGACATGACGGACGAGATGCTGGCCCTGGCCCGGAGGAACGCCGCCGAGGCGGGCGCGGAGAACGTGGAGTTCCTGAAGGGCGAGATCGAGCACATCCCGCTCCCGGACAACAGCGTGGACGTGATCATCAGCAACTGCGTCATCAATCTCTCGGCGGACAAGCGCCAGGTGTTCCAGGAGGCGTTCCGGGTGCTGAAGCCCGGGGGCCGCTTCGCCGTCTCCGACGTGGTGGTGCGGGGCGAGGTCCCCGACGACATGCGTCGCAGCATGGAGCTCTGGGTGGGCTGCATCGCCGGTGCGCTCGAGGAGAGCGAGTTCGAGACGCTGCTCAAGGAAGCCGGCTTCGAGGACCCGAGCCTGGAGCCCACGCGCATCTACGAGGTGGAGGACGCGCGCGCCTTCCTGGAGGAGTCGGGGCTGGACGTGGACGCGTTCGCAGCCGCCGTCGAAGGTCGGTTCATGTCCGCGTTCGTGCGGGCGTGGAAGCCGTTGGCGGAGGCGGCGGAGCCGTGTTGCGGGCCGGGCTGCTGCGACTGA
- a CDS encoding tripartite tricarboxylate transporter substrate-binding protein, with protein sequence MDRRAAPRAWIAALAILSSACLPDGGARGWECIAPANVGGGWDRTCRSAGMVMGELGLSPGAVRTLNMPGAGGGVAYAHAVAQRDRDPNVLFAASPGTTLLLGQGQWGRLDEDDVRWVGAVGAEYGVLAVAADAPWQTLDDLLAAWRADPTRIAVSGGSAAAGQDHMKVLLLAHRAGIDPRSIRYVPFDGGGEAMTALLGGFVQVFSGEVSEILGQVQAGRMRPITVLAPHRLGGVLTGVATARESGVDVDWVTWRGFFAPGGISDERYQEWVDVFARMAATPEWEAARAQNRWEPYLMVGDEFDAFVKQEVRDFRAMSREIGLIR encoded by the coding sequence ATGGACCGGAGAGCAGCGCCCCGGGCGTGGATCGCCGCGCTCGCGATCCTCTCCAGCGCCTGTCTCCCCGACGGAGGCGCGCGTGGCTGGGAGTGCATCGCCCCGGCCAACGTGGGCGGCGGCTGGGACCGAACGTGCCGCTCGGCGGGCATGGTGATGGGCGAGCTGGGCCTGAGCCCGGGCGCGGTGCGCACCCTGAACATGCCCGGGGCCGGCGGGGGCGTCGCCTACGCCCACGCAGTGGCTCAGCGGGACCGGGACCCCAACGTGCTGTTCGCGGCCAGCCCCGGCACGACCCTCCTGCTGGGACAGGGCCAGTGGGGGCGGCTGGACGAGGACGACGTGCGCTGGGTGGGCGCCGTGGGCGCCGAGTACGGTGTGCTGGCCGTGGCGGCCGATGCCCCCTGGCAGACCCTGGACGACCTGCTCGCCGCCTGGCGCGCCGACCCCACGCGCATCGCCGTGAGCGGCGGGAGTGCCGCCGCGGGTCAGGACCACATGAAGGTGCTGCTCCTCGCGCACCGGGCCGGGATCGACCCCCGTTCCATCCGCTACGTGCCGTTCGACGGCGGTGGCGAAGCCATGACCGCACTCCTGGGCGGCTTCGTGCAGGTGTTCAGCGGCGAGGTCTCGGAGATCCTTGGTCAGGTGCAGGCCGGGCGCATGCGGCCCATCACCGTCCTGGCGCCGCACCGCCTGGGCGGCGTGCTGACCGGCGTCGCCACCGCCCGCGAGTCGGGCGTCGACGTGGATTGGGTGACCTGGCGCGGCTTCTTCGCGCCGGGCGGCATCAGCGACGAACGCTACCAGGAGTGGGTGGACGTCTTCGCGCGCATGGCCGCCACCCCCGAATGGGAAGCCGCCCGCGCGCAGAATCGGTGGGAGCCCTACCTGATGGTGGGCGATGAGTTCGACGCGTTCGTGAAGCAGGAGGTGCGCGACTTCCGCGCGATGTCCCGTGAGATCGGATTGATCCGGTGA
- a CDS encoding cytochrome c, producing MSARPRGERGDGAEVLATDAQPEGPVQEGELEPDVERIHRPILREPPDPEEGREPAPWWLWTLAALALFWGGWYLGQHGGAFGTETHTAFPGTAPETALADDPIVAGEAVYLRSCQACHQASGLGAAGAFPPLIGSDWVTGPPETIVRIVLDGLQGPITVAGETYQGVMPAWRDLLSDNEIAAVATFVRQWDTNEAGAVEPELVAELRAATEARAGSAWTAEELQAAPTDVAADTAAGAADAAGDTATGSGNAAADTTGSASDAPRSEPAGGPRP from the coding sequence GTGAGCGCCCGGCCACGCGGGGAGCGGGGAGACGGTGCGGAGGTGCTCGCCACGGATGCGCAGCCCGAGGGGCCCGTGCAGGAGGGTGAGCTCGAGCCGGATGTGGAGCGGATCCATCGTCCCATCCTGCGCGAGCCCCCGGATCCCGAGGAGGGGCGCGAGCCCGCTCCCTGGTGGCTGTGGACGCTCGCGGCGTTGGCGTTGTTCTGGGGAGGATGGTACCTGGGCCAACACGGCGGGGCGTTCGGGACCGAGACCCACACCGCGTTTCCCGGAACGGCGCCGGAGACCGCGCTGGCCGACGATCCCATCGTGGCCGGCGAAGCCGTGTACCTGCGCTCCTGCCAGGCCTGCCATCAGGCCAGTGGGCTGGGCGCCGCCGGTGCCTTCCCGCCTCTGATCGGATCGGACTGGGTGACGGGCCCCCCGGAGACGATCGTACGGATCGTGCTCGACGGACTGCAGGGTCCCATCACGGTGGCGGGGGAGACCTATCAGGGCGTGATGCCCGCCTGGCGGGATCTGCTGTCGGACAACGAGATCGCCGCGGTCGCCACGTTCGTGCGGCAGTGGGACACCAACGAAGCGGGCGCGGTGGAGCCCGAGCTCGTGGCGGAGCTGCGCGCGGCCACGGAAGCGCGCGCAGGGAGCGCGTGGACTGCGGAGGAGCTGCAGGCCGCGCCCACGGACGTGGCGGCCGACACGGCAGCGGGCGCCGCCGATGCGGCCGGCGACACCGCAACGGGCAGCGGGAACGCCGCAGCGGACACGACGGGGAGCGCGTCGGACGCGCCTCGCAGCGAGCCTGCGGGAGGACCTCGCCCATGA
- a CDS encoding autorepressor SdpR family transcription factor, whose product MTSNKVFKALADPTRRRVLELLRDGARTAGELSDHFPVSKPTMSAHFSVLQEAGLIEAEKEGRTIYYRVRLSVLEDALLGFAGALGIGAAASGVKRPAQGRSTLRRREA is encoded by the coding sequence ATGACGAGCAACAAGGTGTTCAAGGCGCTCGCGGATCCCACCCGCCGCCGCGTGCTCGAGCTGCTGCGCGACGGGGCCCGGACCGCAGGCGAGCTTTCGGACCACTTCCCCGTCTCGAAGCCCACGATGTCCGCGCACTTTTCGGTGCTGCAGGAGGCAGGGCTGATCGAAGCCGAGAAGGAGGGAAGGACGATCTACTACCGGGTCCGGTTGTCCGTCCTGGAAGACGCGCTGCTGGGCTTTGCCGGGGCACTCGGGATCGGAGCCGCCGCGTCGGGTGTGAAGCGTCCGGCACAGGGGCGCTCCACGCTGCGCCGACGGGAGGCGTGA
- a CDS encoding metallophosphoesterase family protein, producing the protein MRIALISDIHANLPALEAVLADIDARADVEAVYHLGDLIGYAPWPNEVVALLRERGVPGTAGNYDSTTATDHAHCGCRYEDPRQEELSHVSYAWTRAHVSAETKAWLATLPFRLDIRPLGGHAAGPTLTLVHGNPVLNTVYWTEDRSDDFCRKMAQRLAARAGDVIAFGHTHKPWHRVVDDLHFVNTGSVGRPKDGDWRAGYALLEMDGTRVSVQFPRVEYDLRRATEAIRRSELPDAFAHYLEVGGAVPSTPA; encoded by the coding sequence ATGAGGATCGCCCTCATCAGCGACATCCACGCCAACCTGCCCGCCCTCGAGGCGGTGCTGGCGGACATCGATGCCCGCGCCGACGTGGAAGCCGTCTACCACCTGGGCGATCTGATCGGCTACGCGCCGTGGCCGAACGAGGTCGTGGCGCTCCTGCGGGAGCGCGGCGTCCCCGGTACCGCGGGCAACTACGACTCCACCACGGCCACGGACCATGCGCACTGCGGCTGCCGCTACGAGGATCCGCGCCAGGAGGAGCTGAGCCACGTCAGCTACGCGTGGACGCGTGCGCACGTGTCGGCGGAGACGAAGGCGTGGCTCGCGACGCTGCCGTTCCGTCTCGACATCCGTCCGCTGGGCGGCCACGCGGCCGGACCCACGCTCACCCTGGTCCACGGCAATCCGGTCCTCAACACGGTCTACTGGACCGAAGACCGCTCGGACGACTTCTGTCGCAAGATGGCGCAGCGGCTCGCCGCCAGGGCCGGTGACGTGATCGCGTTCGGCCACACCCACAAGCCGTGGCACCGCGTCGTGGACGATCTCCACTTCGTGAACACGGGCTCGGTGGGCCGGCCCAAGGACGGCGACTGGCGGGCGGGCTACGCGCTGCTCGAGATGGACGGCACGCGGGTGTCCGTGCAGTTCCCGCGCGTGGAGTACGACCTGCGCCGAGCGACCGAGGCCATCCGGCGCAGCGAGCTCCCGGATGCCTTCGCACACTACCTCGAAGTCGGCGGCGCCGTCCCCTCGACGCCGGCCTGA
- a CDS encoding cation diffusion facilitator family transporter, translating into MSAHEHAGGEPGHADRRRLALTLLLVVLYMGAEVVGGILTGSLALLADAGHMFSDAAALGLSLFALWFATRPAGPAHTFGYHRSEILAALANGAALVAISVYIFIEAFQRLGDPPEVQGGLMVGIAFGGLVVNALGLLILRGGREGSLNVRGAWLHVLADLLGSVQALAAGALIWAFGWNWTDPVASVLIGVLVVFSAWSLLRDSVAVLMQRAPRHIDVVALRQALCALEGVVAVEDLHVWTLTSGKDTLSAHVVVADPHPHPRMLRTVQALVRERFAIEHVTVQLEPQGFDEPRVPF; encoded by the coding sequence ATGAGCGCCCACGAGCACGCCGGTGGGGAGCCCGGGCATGCTGATCGGCGTCGCCTGGCGCTCACGTTGCTGCTCGTCGTCCTCTACATGGGGGCGGAGGTCGTGGGCGGTATCCTCACGGGCTCGCTGGCGCTGCTCGCCGACGCGGGCCACATGTTCTCGGATGCCGCCGCGCTCGGGTTGTCCCTCTTCGCGCTGTGGTTCGCCACCCGGCCGGCGGGGCCGGCACACACGTTCGGCTACCACCGCTCCGAGATCCTCGCGGCCCTCGCCAACGGCGCCGCCCTCGTGGCCATCTCCGTGTACATCTTCATCGAGGCCTTCCAGCGCCTGGGCGATCCGCCCGAGGTACAGGGGGGACTCATGGTGGGCATCGCCTTCGGCGGACTGGTCGTCAACGCGCTCGGTCTGCTCATCCTGCGTGGCGGGCGCGAGGGCAGCCTCAACGTCCGGGGTGCGTGGCTGCACGTGCTGGCCGATCTGCTGGGGAGCGTGCAGGCGCTGGCGGCCGGGGCCCTGATCTGGGCCTTCGGGTGGAACTGGACCGATCCGGTCGCCTCCGTGCTGATCGGCGTGTTGGTGGTCTTCTCGGCCTGGAGCCTGCTCCGCGACTCGGTCGCGGTCCTCATGCAGCGTGCGCCACGTCACATCGACGTGGTGGCGCTGCGCCAGGCGCTCTGCGCGCTCGAGGGTGTGGTCGCCGTCGAAGATCTGCACGTCTGGACGCTCACGAGCGGCAAGGATACGCTCTCGGCGCACGTGGTGGTGGCAGATCCCCATCCGCACCCGCGGATGCTGCGGACGGTCCAGGCGCTGGTGCGGGAGCGCTTCGCGATCGAGCATGTCACCGTGCAGCTCGAACCCCAGGGATTCGACGAGCCGCGCGTGCCGTTCTAG